A part of Streptomyces sp. DSM 40750 genomic DNA contains:
- a CDS encoding acetylornithine transaminase yields MTETAKNAELTQRWQGSLMNNYGTPKLPLVRGAGAKVWDGDGKEYVDFVGGIAVNALGHAHPAIVEAVSKQIASLGHVSNLFIAEPPIALAERLLEHFGRDGKVYFCNSGAEANEGAFKIGRLTGRTHMVATEGGFHGRTMGALALTGQPGKQTGFHPLPGDVTHVPYGDAQALAAAVTEETALVIIEPIQGEKGVVVPPVGYLKAARAITAATGSLLVLDEVQTGVGRTGHWFEYQAHEGVLPDVVTLAKGLGGGLPLGATVAFGRAAELLQPGHHGTTFGGNPIACAAGLAVLETIQAEGLLENVKRQSEKLRDGIESLGDPMIDYVRGAGLLLGIVLTEPLAPLAQQAAQDAGFLVNAPAPDVVRLMPALNIGDAEVDALLQALPGVLDAARAAHEASGDGRAGE; encoded by the coding sequence ACCGCGAAGAACGCGGAGCTGACCCAGCGGTGGCAGGGCTCGCTCATGAACAACTACGGCACCCCGAAGCTGCCGCTCGTCCGCGGTGCGGGCGCCAAGGTCTGGGACGGCGACGGCAAGGAGTACGTCGACTTCGTCGGTGGCATCGCGGTCAACGCGCTCGGCCACGCCCACCCGGCGATCGTCGAGGCCGTCAGCAAGCAGATCGCCTCCCTCGGCCACGTCTCCAACCTGTTCATCGCCGAGCCGCCCATCGCGCTCGCCGAGCGGCTGCTGGAGCACTTCGGCCGGGACGGCAAGGTCTACTTCTGCAACTCGGGCGCCGAGGCCAACGAGGGCGCGTTCAAGATCGGCCGGCTGACCGGGCGGACCCACATGGTCGCCACCGAGGGCGGCTTCCACGGCCGGACCATGGGCGCCCTCGCCCTCACCGGCCAGCCCGGCAAGCAGACCGGATTCCACCCGCTGCCCGGCGACGTCACGCACGTCCCGTACGGCGACGCGCAGGCCCTGGCCGCCGCGGTCACCGAGGAGACGGCCCTCGTCATCATCGAGCCCATCCAGGGCGAGAAGGGCGTCGTCGTCCCGCCCGTCGGCTATCTGAAGGCCGCCCGCGCCATCACCGCCGCCACCGGCTCGCTGCTGGTCCTCGACGAGGTGCAGACCGGTGTCGGCCGGACCGGGCACTGGTTCGAGTACCAGGCGCACGAGGGCGTCCTGCCGGACGTCGTCACCCTCGCCAAGGGACTCGGCGGCGGACTGCCGCTCGGCGCGACCGTCGCCTTCGGGCGGGCCGCGGAGCTGCTTCAGCCGGGCCACCACGGAACCACGTTCGGCGGCAACCCGATCGCCTGTGCGGCAGGACTCGCCGTCCTGGAGACCATCCAGGCCGAGGGCCTGCTGGAGAACGTCAAGCGGCAGAGCGAGAAGCTGCGGGACGGAATCGAGTCCCTCGGCGACCCGATGATCGACTATGTCCGTGGCGCGGGCCTCCTGCTGGGTATCGTGCTCACCGAGCCGCTCGCGCCCCTGGCGCAACAGGCCGCTCAGGACGCCGGTTTCCTGGTGAACGCGCCCGCCCCCGATGTCGTACGGCTGATGCCCGCGCTCAACATCGGTGACGCAGAGGTGGACGCCCTCCTCCAGGCGCTGCCCGGCGTTCTCGACGCGGCGCGGGCGGCGCACGAAGCCAGTGGGGACGGACGAGCCGGGGAATGA